The Micromonospora sp. NBC_00421 genome contains a region encoding:
- the dxr gene encoding 1-deoxy-D-xylulose-5-phosphate reductoisomerase, giving the protein MTTPRDLVLLGSTGSIGTQAIDIVRRNPGRFRVVALGAGGGNVELLATQALELGVDAVGVAKASAAQDLQLAFYAEASRRGWATGDFKLPKIIAGPDAMTELAQWPCDVVLNGVVGSLGLAPTLAALRCGRTLALANKESLVAGGPLVKAAVTRPGQIVPVDSEHSALAQCLRGGTRGEVRRLVVTASGGPFRGRRRDELTAVTPEQALAHPTWNMGPVVTINSATMVNKALEVIEAHELFDVPYADITVMVHPQSVIHSMVEFVDGSTLAQASPPDMRLPIALGIGWPDRVPDAAAAVDWTTAHTWEFAPLDDEAFPAVALAKAAGEAGRSRPAVYNAANEECVAAFVAGRLPFLGIVDTLERVLEDAPDFGAPGTVEDVLAAESWARAHAQEIISGSGKEA; this is encoded by the coding sequence GTGACAACTCCCCGGGATCTCGTACTGCTCGGCTCCACCGGTTCGATAGGCACCCAGGCGATCGACATCGTCAGGCGCAACCCGGGCCGGTTCCGGGTGGTGGCGCTCGGTGCCGGCGGCGGCAACGTCGAACTGCTCGCCACCCAGGCGCTCGAACTGGGCGTGGACGCGGTCGGGGTGGCGAAGGCGTCCGCCGCGCAGGATCTCCAGCTCGCCTTCTATGCCGAGGCGAGCCGCCGGGGCTGGGCCACCGGTGACTTCAAGCTGCCGAAGATCATCGCCGGCCCGGACGCGATGACCGAGCTGGCGCAGTGGCCCTGCGACGTGGTCCTCAACGGGGTGGTCGGGTCGCTCGGGCTCGCGCCGACGCTTGCCGCGCTGCGCTGTGGTCGTACCCTCGCGTTGGCCAACAAGGAGTCGCTGGTGGCCGGCGGCCCGCTGGTGAAGGCCGCGGTGACGCGGCCGGGGCAGATCGTGCCTGTCGACTCGGAGCATTCGGCGCTGGCCCAGTGCCTGCGCGGCGGGACGCGCGGCGAGGTACGGCGGCTGGTCGTCACGGCCAGCGGCGGGCCGTTCCGGGGGCGGCGGCGCGACGAGCTGACCGCTGTCACCCCGGAGCAGGCGCTGGCCCATCCGACCTGGAACATGGGGCCGGTCGTCACGATCAACTCGGCCACCATGGTCAACAAGGCGCTGGAGGTGATCGAGGCGCACGAGCTGTTCGACGTGCCCTACGCCGACATCACCGTGATGGTGCACCCGCAGTCGGTGATCCACTCGATGGTCGAGTTCGTCGACGGCTCCACCCTGGCCCAGGCGAGTCCGCCGGACATGCGGCTACCCATCGCGCTCGGCATCGGCTGGCCCGACCGGGTGCCGGACGCCGCCGCAGCAGTCGACTGGACCACCGCCCACACCTGGGAGTTCGCCCCGCTCGACGACGAGGCGTTCCCGGCGGTGGCGCTGGCCAAGGCGGCCGGCGAGGCGGGCCGCAGCAGGCCGGCGGTCTACAACGCGGCGAACGAGGAGTGCGTGGCGGCGTTCGTCGCCGGGCGGCTGCCGTTCCTCGGCATCGTCGACACCCTGGAGCGGGTGTTGGAGGACGCCCCCGATTTCGGTGCACCAGGTACCGTCGAGGACGTGCTCGCCGCCGAGTCGTGGGCGCGCGCGCACGCGCAGGAGATCATCTCGGGGTCGGGGAAGGAAGCCTGA
- a CDS encoding DUF397 domain-containing protein, producing MDLTGAVWRKSTRSDNGGSTCVEVATNLPQVVGVRDSKDRGGPALTFPPAAWVSFVAATRSGDLNSARN from the coding sequence ATGGACTTGACCGGTGCAGTCTGGCGCAAGTCGACCCGCAGCGACAACGGTGGCTCCACCTGTGTGGAGGTGGCGACGAATCTGCCGCAGGTGGTCGGGGTGCGGGACAGCAAGGACCGTGGCGGCCCCGCGCTGACCTTCCCGCCCGCTGCCTGGGTCAGCTTCGTCGCCGCGACCCGCTCAGGTGACCTGAACTCCGCCCGAAATTGA
- a CDS encoding helix-turn-helix domain-containing protein, whose product MTGGPMSTLEFLGAELRRARKERGLSQEDLAQQISYSSSLVGMVEIGHRTPSQDFITRADAALAAGGLFERLLALVRADSAPPWLREWISVEREATLIRWFEPSLIPGLLQTEAYARAVLHGGGMLRESEIEQRVSSRMDRQAVLTREHPPEVVAVIDEAVLRRGIGEPAVMIEQFEHLLRLTEHSHISVHVVPADAGMHAGLAGPFILVRVPDGGEVVHLDSALRAHITDRPDDVDSLQRRWESLRGEALPRRASRDLIRELAKSWT is encoded by the coding sequence ATGACCGGTGGACCGATGTCGACCCTGGAATTTCTCGGGGCGGAGCTGCGCCGGGCGCGAAAGGAGCGCGGGCTGAGTCAGGAGGACCTGGCCCAACAGATCAGCTACTCGTCGTCGCTGGTGGGCATGGTGGAGATCGGCCACCGGACGCCGTCGCAGGACTTCATCACCCGCGCGGACGCCGCCCTGGCGGCCGGCGGCCTCTTCGAACGGCTGCTCGCCCTGGTCCGCGCCGACTCCGCACCCCCGTGGCTACGCGAATGGATCAGCGTGGAGCGGGAGGCCACCTTGATCCGCTGGTTCGAACCGTCCCTCATCCCCGGCCTATTACAGACCGAGGCGTACGCCCGTGCGGTGCTGCACGGCGGCGGAATGCTTCGGGAGAGTGAGATCGAGCAGCGTGTCTCCTCCCGAATGGATCGGCAGGCAGTGCTGACCCGGGAGCATCCGCCCGAGGTGGTGGCAGTGATCGACGAGGCGGTGCTGCGCCGGGGAATCGGCGAACCGGCGGTGATGATCGAGCAGTTCGAGCATCTACTGCGGCTGACTGAGCACTCGCACATCAGCGTGCATGTGGTGCCAGCAGATGCGGGGATGCACGCCGGCCTGGCTGGTCCGTTCATTCTGGTCCGCGTGCCCGACGGAGGGGAGGTCGTGCACCTGGACAGCGCCCTGCGGGCGCACATCACCGACCGGCCGGACGATGTTGATAGCCTTCAGCGCAGATGGGAGAGCCTGCGCGGTGAAGCACTGCCACGCCGGGCCTCCCGGGATCTCATTCGGGAGTTGGCGAAGTCATGGACTTGA
- a CDS encoding pectate lyase family protein, whose translation MRRPVARRVQAGLATAAVGAAICVALPVHQASAAAGSASGYATQNGGTTGGAGGQTVRASTGTAIHAALCNRASSSTPIVIEVQGTINHGNTTKVSGSSCNTAADKIELKEISNVTIVGVGSGAVFDQLGIHIRDSRNIIIQNVTVRNVKKSGSPISNGGDAIGMESSVRNVWVDHTTLEASGGESAGYDGLFDMKDDVQYVTLSYSILRNSGRGGLIGSSESDRGNGFVTFHHNLYQNIDSRTPLLRGGIAHAYNNSYVQLNESGINSRAGARAKVENNYFKNSRDVLGTFYTSEAGYWQASGNILDNVTWSSPGSETNPAGPGMPSNTSVSIPYSYRLDGASCVPDIVRQTAGANTGLKESNGSCSPTTPAPTTPGPTTPAPTTPAPTTPPPTGNPGGTNLSIGAGSDGSSKASGTSYGDVRDGDMGTFWSPAGSTGDISIKWGSATGVSSINIREASGSAGSITSWQVLNGDTGAVLASGSRAGVITFTRTSLKKITFRINSSAATPKVAEFETYA comes from the coding sequence ATGAGACGACCAGTTGCACGACGAGTCCAGGCGGGGCTGGCCACGGCGGCCGTCGGTGCCGCGATCTGTGTGGCCCTGCCGGTGCACCAGGCGTCGGCGGCGGCCGGCAGCGCCAGCGGCTACGCGACCCAGAACGGCGGCACCACCGGCGGCGCGGGCGGGCAGACCGTACGGGCCAGCACGGGCACCGCGATCCACGCCGCCCTGTGCAACCGGGCCAGCAGCAGCACCCCGATCGTCATCGAGGTGCAGGGCACGATCAACCACGGGAACACCACGAAGGTCTCCGGCAGCAGCTGCAACACCGCCGCCGACAAGATCGAGCTGAAGGAGATCAGCAACGTCACCATCGTCGGGGTGGGCAGCGGCGCGGTCTTCGACCAGCTCGGCATCCACATCCGGGACTCCCGCAACATCATCATCCAGAACGTGACCGTCCGGAACGTCAAGAAGTCGGGCTCGCCCATCTCCAACGGCGGTGACGCCATCGGCATGGAGAGCAGCGTGCGCAACGTCTGGGTCGACCACACCACGCTGGAGGCGTCGGGTGGCGAGTCGGCGGGTTACGACGGGCTGTTCGACATGAAGGACGACGTCCAGTACGTGACGCTGTCGTACAGCATCCTGCGCAACTCCGGCCGGGGCGGGCTGATCGGGTCCAGCGAGAGCGACCGGGGCAACGGCTTCGTCACCTTCCACCACAACCTCTACCAGAACATCGACTCCCGTACGCCGTTGCTGCGGGGCGGGATCGCGCACGCCTACAACAACTCGTACGTGCAGCTCAACGAGTCCGGGATCAACTCCCGGGCCGGCGCGCGCGCCAAGGTGGAGAACAACTACTTCAAGAACTCCCGGGACGTGCTGGGCACCTTCTACACCAGCGAGGCCGGCTACTGGCAGGCCAGCGGCAACATCCTGGACAACGTGACCTGGTCGTCGCCCGGCAGCGAGACCAACCCCGCCGGCCCGGGCATGCCGTCGAACACCAGCGTCAGCATCCCGTACTCCTACCGGCTGGACGGGGCGAGCTGCGTGCCGGACATCGTCCGGCAGACGGCCGGCGCGAACACCGGCCTCAAGGAGTCGAACGGAAGCTGCTCGCCGACCACTCCGGCCCCGACCACCCCGGGACCGACGACGCCCGCGCCGACCACCCCAGCCCCGACCACCCCGCCGCCCACCGGCAACCCCGGCGGGACCAACCTCAGCATCGGGGCCGGCTCGGACGGCTCCAGCAAGGCAAGCGGCACGAGCTACGGCGACGTCCGCGACGGCGACATGGGCACCTTCTGGTCGCCGGCCGGGTCGACCGGTGACATCTCGATCAAGTGGGGCTCCGCCACCGGCGTGTCCTCGATCAACATCCGGGAGGCGTCCGGCTCGGCCGGCAGCATCACCTCCTGGCAGGTCCTCAACGGCGACACCGGCGCGGTGCTTGCGTCGGGCAGCCGGGCCGGCGTGATCACCTTCACCCGCACCTCCCTCAAGAAGATCACCTTCCGGATCAACAGCTCTGCTGCCACCCCGAAGGTCGCCGAGTTCGAGACCTACGCCTGA
- a CDS encoding GNAT family N-acetyltransferase, whose protein sequence is MTVLTTARLILRNWTDSPADLARIFDLYSRNEVVRWLGAAPGLPLTDPAQAADRLALWRARHATHGDRYGTWAVQVRDTGLVVGTILLKPLPGRDEQVPTDDIEVGWHLHPDSWGHGYATEAARALVDRELATGTPQVYAVVSPGNVASMAVARRLGMTHLGRRTDWYGGEELETFVRRALPDSPGGH, encoded by the coding sequence ATGACCGTGCTCACCACCGCCCGGCTGATCCTGCGGAACTGGACCGACTCGCCGGCCGACCTGGCCCGGATCTTCGACCTCTACTCCCGCAACGAGGTGGTGCGCTGGCTGGGCGCGGCCCCCGGCCTGCCGTTGACCGATCCCGCGCAGGCGGCCGACCGGCTGGCGCTCTGGCGGGCCCGGCACGCCACCCACGGCGACCGGTACGGCACCTGGGCGGTGCAGGTGCGCGACACCGGCCTGGTGGTCGGCACGATCCTGCTCAAGCCGCTGCCCGGCCGGGACGAGCAGGTGCCCACCGACGACATCGAGGTGGGCTGGCACCTGCACCCCGACTCGTGGGGTCACGGGTACGCCACCGAGGCGGCCCGCGCCCTGGTCGACCGGGAACTGGCCACCGGCACCCCGCAGGTGTACGCGGTCGTCTCCCCCGGCAACGTGGCGTCGATGGCGGTGGCCCGCCGGCTCGGCATGACCCACCTGGGCCGCCGCACCGACTGGTACGGCGGCGAGGAGCTGGAGACCTTCGTCCGTCGGGCGCTCCCGGACTCCCCAGGTGGTCATTAA
- a CDS encoding YhjD/YihY/BrkB family envelope integrity protein — protein sequence MGDPWQRTKRIIGAAFRPVRGRDLSLHAAAITFYGAIAVVPVALLAIWLTSLLAGADRVRRLTAYAVETLPDAIGAPDAVDALVNAGVQLTPLLALASLLPASLYGEGLRRAFVSVAASHTGESFVGWRGRLLLLPLLAPAPALLLSILIALPTTTRLIRQGGWVAALGIVLSFLAVWLVLTPVLMWVFRVVGPASPDWLSTLAVGSFTAANLSGFLHGFVLFCSLPLDLGVPFGGFDPVGAGVAVLLWLYLFHVIVLAGYSATLALSRWRARRAAASGSASGSGAAPAADGSAGSSVSRRP from the coding sequence ATGGGCGACCCTTGGCAGCGTACGAAGCGGATCATCGGCGCCGCGTTCCGGCCGGTACGCGGACGGGACCTCTCCCTGCACGCCGCCGCGATCACCTTCTACGGGGCGATCGCCGTGGTGCCGGTGGCCCTGCTGGCGATCTGGCTGACCTCGCTGCTGGCCGGCGCGGACCGGGTACGCCGGCTCACCGCGTACGCCGTGGAGACGCTGCCGGACGCGATCGGTGCGCCCGACGCGGTGGACGCGCTTGTCAATGCCGGGGTGCAGTTGACCCCGCTGCTGGCGCTGGCCTCCCTGCTGCCCGCCTCGCTCTACGGGGAGGGGCTGCGCCGGGCGTTCGTCTCGGTGGCCGCGTCGCACACCGGTGAGTCGTTCGTCGGCTGGCGGGGGCGGTTGCTACTGCTGCCGCTACTCGCCCCCGCCCCCGCCCTGCTGCTGTCGATCCTCATCGCGCTGCCCACCACCACCCGGCTGATCCGGCAGGGCGGCTGGGTCGCCGCGCTCGGCATCGTGCTGTCGTTCCTGGCGGTGTGGCTGGTGCTCACCCCGGTGCTGATGTGGGTGTTCCGGGTGGTCGGGCCGGCCTCACCGGACTGGTTGTCGACGCTGGCGGTCGGCTCGTTCACCGCCGCCAACCTCTCCGGCTTCCTGCACGGGTTCGTGCTGTTCTGTTCGCTCCCGCTGGACCTCGGTGTCCCGTTCGGCGGTTTCGACCCGGTCGGGGCCGGTGTCGCGGTGCTGCTCTGGCTCTACCTGTTCCACGTGATCGTGCTGGCCGGCTACTCCGCCACCCTCGCGTTGTCCCGCTGGCGGGCCCGCCGCGCCGCCGCCTCCGGGTCGGCATCCGGCTCCGGGGCCGCACCCGCAGCCGACGGCTCCGCCGGGTCGTCGGTCTCGCGCAGGCCGTAG
- a CDS encoding phytoene desaturase family protein, translating to MSDASELPSRADVVIIGSGHNGLVSAVLLARAGLDVLVLEAAEVIGGATRTENPFPKVPALRHSTGSYLLGLMPPELLAALDVRIPVLRRDPHYFLPTPGGAGAPYLLFGSDTAATRRQLTEFFSPADVAADDALQAELAQLRADLAPAWLADPLPVEQTAERYVRPGLRQVFVDLVRGSVADYLARFDFRSELLVSMYAVTDGLSGLNAGPDDPGTGHNFLVHNMCRLPGSDGTWMIAEGGMGTVSRTFAEAARSAGATILTGARVDAVTLAGGAASGVRLADGREVTAEVVLGACDPYRLMELVPDGALPAELGARMAAVRRPGTTLKLNLALTGLPRFSCLPADAPSPFGSTIHLLPGSASLVGAGGESPMAALRAMWADVQAGRLPDEPTIEWYLHTTVDPSLSDPAGHHSSALFVQSVPYTLAGTDWDAALPGYVARLVEICERYAPGTGDLIADAVPLPPPGIEAHFGITGGHIHHVDNTVSFTDRMPCATGIDGVYAGSAGCHPAGSVIGAAGHNAARRILADLGR from the coding sequence ATGAGCGATGCGAGTGAGCTGCCGTCCCGCGCCGACGTCGTGATCATCGGATCGGGGCACAACGGGCTGGTCTCCGCCGTCCTGCTGGCCCGTGCCGGGCTGGACGTGCTGGTGCTGGAGGCGGCAGAGGTGATCGGCGGGGCCACCCGCACCGAGAACCCGTTCCCGAAGGTGCCCGCGCTGCGCCACTCCACCGGGTCGTACCTGCTGGGGTTGATGCCACCGGAGCTGCTCGCCGCCCTCGACGTGCGCATCCCGGTGCTGCGCCGGGACCCGCACTACTTCCTGCCCACCCCGGGCGGGGCCGGTGCGCCCTACCTGCTGTTCGGCAGCGACACCGCCGCCACCCGGCGGCAGCTCACCGAGTTCTTCTCCCCCGCCGACGTGGCCGCCGACGACGCGCTCCAGGCCGAGCTGGCGCAGCTCCGCGCCGACCTGGCCCCGGCCTGGCTGGCGGACCCGCTGCCGGTGGAGCAGACCGCCGAGCGGTACGTCCGTCCCGGACTGCGACAGGTCTTCGTCGACCTGGTACGCGGCTCCGTCGCCGACTACCTGGCCCGCTTCGACTTCCGCTCCGAGCTGCTGGTGAGCATGTACGCGGTCACCGACGGGCTGTCCGGCCTCAACGCCGGTCCGGACGACCCCGGGACCGGTCACAACTTCCTGGTGCACAACATGTGCCGGTTGCCCGGTTCCGACGGCACCTGGATGATCGCCGAGGGCGGCATGGGCACCGTCTCCCGCACCTTCGCCGAGGCCGCCCGGTCGGCCGGGGCGACCATCCTGACCGGTGCCCGGGTCGACGCCGTCACCCTGGCCGGGGGCGCGGCCTCGGGCGTCCGGCTCGCCGACGGGCGGGAGGTCACCGCCGAGGTGGTGCTCGGCGCGTGTGACCCGTACCGGCTGATGGAGCTGGTGCCCGACGGCGCGCTGCCGGCGGAGCTGGGCGCGCGGATGGCGGCGGTCCGCCGGCCCGGCACCACCCTCAAGCTGAACCTGGCGCTGACCGGGCTGCCCCGGTTCTCCTGCCTGCCGGCGGACGCGCCCAGCCCGTTCGGGTCCACCATCCACCTGCTGCCCGGATCCGCGTCGCTGGTCGGGGCGGGAGGCGAGTCGCCGATGGCGGCGCTACGGGCGATGTGGGCGGACGTCCAGGCCGGTCGGCTGCCCGACGAGCCGACCATCGAGTGGTACCTGCACACCACCGTCGACCCGTCGCTGTCCGACCCGGCCGGGCACCACTCGTCGGCGCTGTTCGTCCAGTCGGTGCCCTACACGCTGGCCGGCACCGACTGGGACGCGGCGCTGCCCGGCTACGTCGCCCGCCTGGTGGAGATCTGCGAACGGTACGCCCCGGGCACCGGTGACCTGATCGCCGACGCGGTGCCGCTGCCGCCGCCCGGCATCGAGGCGCACTTCGGCATCACCGGCGGGCACATCCACCACGTCGACAACACCGTCTCGTTCACCGACCGGATGCCGTGCGCCACCGGCATCGACGGGGTCTACGCCGGCAGCGCCGGCTGCCACCCGGCCGGCAGCGTGATCGGCGCGGCCGGCCACAACGCCGCCCGACGCATCCTCGCCGACCTGGGCCGCTGA
- a CDS encoding TMEM175 family protein produces the protein MGRVDEGEQYEFGRWTEKERDASRVEAFSDAVIAIVLTLMSVELLQLSPQRPEGQELPDALFHEWPAYLAYVITFAIVGQVWLTHHNMWRYVVRVDQLLVVLNLLLLLFVAAIPFAASLLADNLRGTPADQRLTAALYVGTVLGEALFFNLSWWWARRRRLLHPGLDPRLARAVARRFLLGPCLTAPVPSRARGAPTGRSCSRSERGAAQRPRSARMRRAALWPAAPITLPAGWQPALPA, from the coding sequence GTGGGACGGGTGGATGAGGGGGAGCAGTACGAGTTCGGGCGGTGGACGGAGAAGGAGCGGGACGCCTCGCGGGTGGAGGCGTTCAGCGATGCGGTGATCGCGATCGTGCTGACGCTGATGTCGGTGGAGCTGCTCCAACTCAGTCCGCAGCGGCCCGAGGGGCAGGAGTTACCGGACGCGCTCTTCCACGAGTGGCCCGCCTACCTGGCGTACGTGATCACCTTCGCGATCGTCGGGCAGGTCTGGCTCACCCACCACAACATGTGGCGGTACGTCGTCCGGGTCGACCAGTTGCTCGTCGTACTCAATCTGTTGTTGTTGCTGTTCGTCGCGGCCATTCCGTTCGCGGCCAGCCTGCTCGCCGACAACCTGCGCGGCACCCCCGCCGACCAGCGGCTGACCGCCGCGCTCTATGTCGGCACGGTGTTGGGCGAGGCGCTCTTCTTCAACCTGAGCTGGTGGTGGGCCCGCCGCCGACGCCTGCTGCACCCCGGGCTGGATCCCCGGCTCGCCCGCGCCGTGGCCCGGCGCTTCCTGCTCGGCCCGTGCCTGACCGCCCCGGTGCCGAGCCGGGCCCGTGGTGCGCCGACCGGGCGGTCGTGTTCGCGGTCCGAGCGTGGTGCGGCTCAGCGGCCCAGGTCGGCGAGGATGCGTCGGGCGGCGTTGTGGCCGGCCGCGCCGATCACGCTGCCGGCCGGGTGGCAGCCGGCGCTGCCGGCGTAG
- a CDS encoding Rieske 2Fe-2S domain-containing protein, with protein sequence MRVTGTGHASMRIDTAAGSILCDPWVNPAYFASWFPFPDNSLLDWEALGRVDYLYVSHLHRDHFDAKHLRDFVSKDATVLLPEFPTSEMEDELRALGFTKFLRAPNEQVVELDGGLKIMIQALTSPTDGPIGDSSLWVEYDGVRLLNQNDARPTDLTVFAELGHVHAHLLQFSGAIWYPMVYELPQSAKTAFGKQKRERQFDRTWRYIDDLKADHVFPIAGPPCFLDDALWQFNDIHGDEGNIFPDQSVFLSEYAKVGGTNGIVLLPGSVAEVTTSGATTTHPQPVEEFFANKTAHLEEMRERKRGVIEAEKASWRHPEIDVLAGMKSRIEPLLDESIYLAKGVGGPVRFDLVGYDGQSVESIVVDFPGKQVRPYADEKVRYRFRTERALIEHLLHIDEVDWVNSLFLSCRFSAARIGQYNEFVYAFFKCLSTERLQYAEGWYDEHERAVDAEDVTLGDWVVQRRCPHLKADLTRFGIVDGDQLTCQLHGWKFDLPSGRCLTSVGHKIRAARTETPTP encoded by the coding sequence GTGCGAGTGACCGGTACGGGGCATGCCAGCATGCGGATCGACACGGCTGCGGGCAGCATCCTGTGCGACCCGTGGGTCAATCCGGCCTACTTCGCCTCCTGGTTCCCGTTCCCGGACAACTCCCTGCTCGACTGGGAGGCCCTGGGCCGGGTCGACTACCTGTACGTGTCGCACCTGCACCGGGACCACTTCGACGCCAAGCACCTGCGCGACTTCGTCTCGAAGGACGCCACCGTCCTGCTGCCCGAGTTCCCCACCTCCGAGATGGAGGACGAGCTGCGGGCGCTGGGCTTCACGAAGTTCCTTCGGGCGCCCAACGAGCAGGTGGTGGAGCTGGACGGCGGCCTGAAGATCATGATCCAGGCGCTGACCAGCCCGACCGACGGCCCGATCGGCGACTCGTCGCTCTGGGTGGAGTACGACGGGGTCCGGCTGCTCAACCAGAACGACGCCCGCCCCACCGACCTGACCGTCTTCGCCGAGCTGGGCCACGTGCACGCGCACCTGCTCCAGTTCTCCGGCGCGATCTGGTACCCGATGGTCTACGAGCTGCCACAGTCGGCCAAGACCGCGTTCGGCAAGCAGAAGCGGGAGCGGCAGTTCGACCGGACCTGGCGCTACATCGACGACCTGAAGGCCGACCACGTCTTTCCGATCGCCGGCCCGCCGTGCTTCCTCGACGACGCGCTGTGGCAGTTCAACGACATCCACGGCGACGAGGGCAACATCTTCCCCGACCAGTCGGTGTTCCTGTCCGAGTACGCGAAGGTCGGCGGCACCAACGGCATCGTGCTGCTGCCGGGCAGCGTCGCCGAGGTGACCACCTCCGGCGCGACCACCACCCACCCGCAGCCGGTCGAGGAGTTCTTCGCGAACAAGACGGCGCACCTGGAGGAGATGCGGGAGCGTAAGCGCGGGGTGATCGAGGCGGAGAAGGCGTCCTGGCGGCACCCCGAGATCGACGTGCTGGCCGGCATGAAGAGCCGGATCGAGCCGTTGCTCGACGAGTCGATCTACCTGGCCAAGGGGGTCGGGGGGCCGGTCCGCTTCGACCTGGTGGGCTACGACGGCCAGAGCGTCGAGTCGATCGTGGTGGACTTCCCGGGCAAGCAGGTCCGGCCGTACGCCGACGAGAAGGTCCGGTACCGGTTCCGTACCGAGCGGGCGCTGATCGAGCACCTGTTGCACATCGACGAGGTCGACTGGGTCAACTCGCTCTTCCTGTCCTGCCGCTTCTCGGCGGCCCGGATCGGCCAGTACAACGAGTTCGTGTACGCCTTCTTCAAGTGCCTGTCCACCGAGCGCCTGCAGTACGCCGAAGGCTGGTACGACGAGCACGAGCGGGCCGTCGACGCCGAGGACGTCACCCTGGGCGACTGGGTGGTGCAGCGCCGCTGCCCGCACCTCAAGGCGGACCTGACCCGGTTCGGCATCGTCGACGGCGACCAGCTCACCTGCCAACTGCACGGCTGGAAGTTCGACCTACCCTCCGGCCGCTGCCTGACCAGCGTGGGTCACAAGATCCGCGCCGCCCGCACCGAGACCCCCACCCCCTGA
- a CDS encoding DUF2631 domain-containing protein has translation MAGSEPVTAPDQHRPGHRKAGRIGAVLSALALLAMLCGNHEGKVEDIWLVGLAVALLAIVVGDAVLRRSGLRS, from the coding sequence GTGGCAGGAAGCGAGCCGGTAACCGCGCCAGATCAGCACAGGCCCGGGCACCGCAAGGCCGGGCGGATCGGCGCGGTGCTCTCCGCGTTGGCGCTGTTGGCGATGCTGTGCGGCAACCACGAGGGCAAGGTCGAGGACATCTGGCTGGTCGGCCTGGCCGTGGCGTTGCTGGCGATCGTCGTCGGCGACGCCGTGCTGCGCCGCAGCGGGCTGCGCTCCTGA